AGGACGGTCGCCAGTGTGCGGCGCACTCCGCGGAACCGCGCGCCGGCCGACGTCCTGATGGACATGGTCATGATCTCCTCCTCGAGTCTCGACACCCCACAGACGCGGGAACCGTCCGTTCGGTTGCAGCCCGGAGCCGATCCGGCGTCAGCCTCGTCCTCGGGTCTTGAAGTTCCAGGTGGCGTCCTGCCGGCCGGGCTTCTTCGGCTGCTGGTCGAGCCGGTCTCCCCCGGCGTCCCGCACCCGGGTGGTGACCACCACGCGGTAGGAGGTCGCGGGCCTCAGCGACGCCGTGGGCGTCAACGTGACCTCCGCGGCGTTCTTCGACAGCCGCAGCCGCGCCTTGACCGCGGCGCCGTTGCCGCGCAGCAGCCGCACCGCTCGCGGCTTCACGCTGCTCGCCCGGAGCGGCTCGGAGAAGCGGATCCGTACCTGCGCCCGGCCGGAGCGGGGCTTGACCTGCCACCCGACCACGCGCGGGGCCGCCTTGCTGGCCCCCGGAGTCGGAGTGGGGCCCTGCCCCGGCCCACCAGGTCCCCCGCCCGGCGGTCGGGTCGGAGTCGGCGACGGCCCGGGCGCGCCCGCGTCCCGCTGCCACAGCGGTGAGATCCAGTAGTTGGACTGCCGGTGCCCACGCACCGGGTAGGAGCCGCACACGGCGTCGTCGTAGCAGTGCACGCCGTTCGGGCTGGCCTCGGTGTGTGCCAGGGCTGTGACCGGTCCCTCGGTCATCGTGCGGTCGGCGAAGAAGCCGTACTCGAACGCGTACATGGTGCGCGGGCTGAAGTAGGACGCCGTGTAGGTGGCTCCAGGGCCGACCTGCACCGGGGAGTCGAAGGCCACGTCCGTCCATCCGTTCGCCACCCCGGCGGTGACCAGGCCGGAGCCGATCCGGTTGCCCTGCTGGTCCCACAACGACACCCGCAGCTGGGACGGGTCGACCCGGTAGAGGCGGATCCCGGTGACCAGGACAGGGCTCGAGGTCCGGAACCGCACGCCGACCTCCAGGCCGTTGCGCCGATCGTCGGCCACGCAGTAGCCGCGGCTGTCGAGCACCCAGATTCCACAGTCCCCCGCCTGCTGGCGTCCCTGCCTGCCCAAGGCCCACCAGGCCGTCGAGTCCTGCCGCTGCGCCGACGCGCTCGCCCCCACGAAGGACGGTCCGGCGCCCAGCAGGACGGCGAGTGGGACGACCAGGGCCGCGGACGTCAGCAGCGTGGTCAGGACCGCGAGCAAGGTGCGTGTGGGTCGAACGGGCATGTCGGGCTCCGTCATCCTCGGAGCCACCCCCCTGGGGCCCCTGGGATCGCGCTCAGCACGCGATGTCTTGTCACCGTAGCCCCGGCACGACTCCCAGGAGCATCCCCAAATTGCGGGTGTTGGAGGGGGCGTCCCGAGGCTCGCAGGCGCCGTCCTAGGGTGGCCGGGTGCTGATCCTGCTTCCCCCCAGCGAAGGCAAGACCGCCCCGGCCCGCGGCAAGCCGCTCGACCTCGCGACCCTCTCGTACCCCTCGTTGACGCCCGCCCGGGCCCGACTGCTCGACGCGTTGACGGCGCTGTGCGGTCAAGAGCCGGACGAGGCCGCCCGCGTGCTCGGCCTCGGACCGACGCAGGCCGACCTGGTGACCCGCAACGCGGAGCTCGCGCAGGCTCCGACGGCCCGCGCCGACGCCGTCTACACCGGGGTCCTGTACGACGCCCTCTCGCC
The window above is part of the Nocardioides campestrisoli genome. Proteins encoded here:
- a CDS encoding DUF4082 domain-containing protein; translated protein: MPVRPTRTLLAVLTTLLTSAALVVPLAVLLGAGPSFVGASASAQRQDSTAWWALGRQGRQQAGDCGIWVLDSRGYCVADDRRNGLEVGVRFRTSSPVLVTGIRLYRVDPSQLRVSLWDQQGNRIGSGLVTAGVANGWTDVAFDSPVQVGPGATYTASYFSPRTMYAFEYGFFADRTMTEGPVTALAHTEASPNGVHCYDDAVCGSYPVRGHRQSNYWISPLWQRDAGAPGPSPTPTRPPGGGPGGPGQGPTPTPGASKAAPRVVGWQVKPRSGRAQVRIRFSEPLRASSVKPRAVRLLRGNGAAVKARLRLSKNAAEVTLTPTASLRPATSYRVVVTTRVRDAGGDRLDQQPKKPGRQDATWNFKTRGRG